The Microbulbifer hydrolyticus genome has a segment encoding these proteins:
- the zwf gene encoding glucose-6-phosphate dehydrogenase — MANSFDMVLFGGGGDLSLRKLIPALYRAYIEGGLNKDTRILPVCRRQEDADAYLKTAQQALKTHLRDGEYSDKSWKEFSPLLRAVALDISKPDEQWDGLVDILGKDTERTRLFYLAIPPAVFGPCCENLSIKGLIHENSRVVVEKPLGYNAKTSDEINSKIAEFFPEDNIFRIDHYLGKETVQNLLALRFSNVLFEHLWDAKTIDHIQISISETVGLEGRAGFYDDTGAMRDMVQNHLLQLLCLIAMESPNSMSARNIRSEKIKVLEALRPLTEGNVDQNIVRGQYVAGGLGKELVPGYLEELKAANSTTETFVAIRAHIDNWRWTGVPFYLRTGKRMEKRCAEIVIQYKKVSHSVYQPEAGEVLPNRLVIRLQPEESIKLVLMAKKMDSLTMELQPVELNLTLSDTYDSFKSDAYKRLMLDAAANNSALFIHREEVAAAWAWVDPIIDHWRDTANQPQLYRAGTWGPQASNQLLAENGHHWFNP, encoded by the coding sequence ATGGCTAATTCATTTGACATGGTACTGTTTGGCGGCGGTGGAGATCTGTCGTTGCGCAAGCTGATCCCGGCGCTGTACCGGGCCTATATTGAAGGTGGCTTGAACAAAGACACCCGCATCCTGCCAGTTTGTCGCCGTCAGGAAGACGCTGATGCCTATCTGAAAACCGCGCAGCAGGCCTTGAAGACGCATCTGCGCGACGGCGAATACAGCGATAAAAGCTGGAAAGAGTTCAGCCCGCTTCTGCGCGCTGTCGCCCTCGATATATCCAAGCCCGACGAGCAGTGGGATGGGCTGGTGGATATCCTGGGCAAAGATACCGAGCGCACCCGACTGTTTTATCTGGCAATTCCCCCGGCGGTGTTCGGTCCCTGTTGTGAAAATCTTTCGATAAAAGGACTGATCCACGAGAACTCCCGCGTGGTGGTCGAAAAACCACTGGGCTACAACGCCAAGACCTCCGATGAGATCAATAGCAAGATTGCTGAGTTCTTCCCGGAAGATAATATCTTCCGCATCGACCATTACCTGGGTAAGGAAACCGTTCAGAACCTGCTGGCACTGCGCTTCAGTAACGTACTGTTCGAACACCTGTGGGATGCGAAAACCATCGACCATATTCAGATCAGTATTTCAGAAACAGTGGGCCTGGAAGGGCGTGCGGGCTTCTATGATGACACTGGTGCAATGCGTGACATGGTGCAGAACCATCTCCTGCAGTTACTGTGCCTGATTGCCATGGAATCGCCCAATAGCATGTCTGCGCGCAATATCCGGTCGGAAAAAATCAAGGTGCTTGAAGCACTGCGCCCGCTGACGGAAGGCAATGTGGATCAAAACATTGTCCGCGGTCAGTACGTGGCCGGCGGTCTCGGCAAGGAACTGGTGCCGGGCTATCTGGAAGAATTGAAGGCTGCCAACAGCACCACTGAGACCTTCGTTGCCATTCGTGCACATATCGACAACTGGCGCTGGACCGGTGTGCCGTTTTACCTGCGTACCGGCAAGCGTATGGAAAAACGCTGTGCGGAAATCGTCATTCAGTACAAGAAGGTTTCCCACAGTGTTTATCAGCCGGAGGCCGGTGAGGTATTGCCAAACCGCCTTGTTATTCGCTTGCAGCCGGAAGAGAGCATCAAACTGGTGTTGATGGCGAAGAAGATGGATAGCCTCACCATGGAATTGCAGCCGGTGGAGTTGAACCTGACTCTGTCCGATACCTACGACAGTTTCAAAAGTGATGCGTACAAACGCCTGATGCTGGATGCGGCGGCCAATAACTCTGCGCTGTTCATTCACCGCGAGGAAGTTGCCGCGGCCTGGGCGTGGGTGGATCCGATCATCGACCACTGGCGCGATACTGCCAATCAGCCGCAACTGTATCGTGCGGGCACCTGGGGTCCACAGGCATCCAACCAGCTACTGGCAGAAAACGGTCACCACTGGTTTAACCCCTGA
- the pgl gene encoding 6-phosphogluconolactonase yields the protein MVEEKFFADRQRLTLALANECAAVLHAGIKANGQATFLVSGGSSPEPVYRELSRRPLPWQNVNVALVDERWVEKEEAGSNLAFISNSLLQNEAAKAPCLGMKNAAATPAEGEADCERAYQELPRPYDVCILGMGNDGHTASFFPYAEGLDDALDAKSEKLCKAITAKQSAVTGVHTERMTLTLSAILQAKEIKLLITGEEKLKVYRQALLGDDEQEMPVRSILKQGLKPVTVYWAP from the coding sequence ATGGTTGAAGAAAAATTTTTTGCAGACAGACAACGTCTCACACTGGCCCTGGCCAATGAATGCGCGGCCGTATTGCACGCGGGTATCAAGGCCAACGGTCAGGCCACATTTCTGGTAAGTGGTGGCAGTTCACCGGAGCCGGTGTACCGCGAGCTGTCCCGTCGCCCTTTACCCTGGCAAAACGTGAATGTTGCGCTGGTGGATGAGCGTTGGGTGGAAAAGGAAGAAGCCGGCAGCAATCTGGCGTTCATCTCCAACAGTCTGCTGCAAAACGAGGCCGCCAAGGCCCCGTGTCTGGGAATGAAAAATGCCGCGGCGACCCCGGCCGAGGGCGAGGCCGATTGCGAGCGCGCATACCAGGAACTGCCGCGACCATATGATGTATGTATTTTGGGAATGGGCAACGACGGACACACAGCTTCGTTTTTCCCCTATGCCGAAGGTCTGGATGACGCCCTGGATGCCAAGTCCGAAAAACTGTGCAAGGCGATCACGGCCAAGCAGAGTGCCGTGACCGGCGTACATACCGAGCGCATGACGCTGACCCTATCCGCGATTTTGCAGGCGAAAGAAATCAAACTGCTGATTACCGGTGAAGAAAAACTCAAGGTCTATCGCCAGGCGCTGCTTGGGGATGATGAGCAGGAAATGCCGGTGCGCAGTATTCTCAAGCAGGGGCTGAAGCCGGTTACTGTTTACTGGGCCCCCTAA
- the pgi gene encoding glucose-6-phosphate isomerase encodes MQDAHSHSAISQSPVWQALQEQAAQLKRRRLADLFAGDPQRASDFSLELPQFLLDFSKNHIDRSVFVNLLRLAEEAGLDQWRADLFAGEPINVTEGRPVLHPALRGGLAEDLEIGGVSVTGGVEAELQRLKELVVLLHNGALTGCSGKRITDVVNLGVGGSHLGPQTAIEALRAYRKGDVAVHFVSNVDGAQLTDVLVGLDAESTLFIVSSKTFTTSETMTNARSALKWLQRAAPDEAVEVLLQRHFVGVTASPEKAQQFGILPERTYRFWDWVGGRYSLWSVIGLPIAIACGFENFRALLDGAADMDHHFREAPFAQNAPVIMALLSVWYCTFMGYPAHAVLPYDQALHMLPAYLQQADMESNGKSTNRAGVEVDYATGPLIWGQTGINGQHAFYQYLHQSPEVVPADFIGSVTAGHDLEGHHEILLANMFAQSQALMNGVDAESVGRELAAKGLSQEEIKRLTPFKVHRGGKPSNTILLKELDPRSLGGLIALYEHKIFVQGVILQIYSFDQWGVELGKGLASKLEPKLAAADLADEDDSTAQLIEYYRRNKCGAVTPTELPEVEVAESAGEQA; translated from the coding sequence ATTTCCCAATCACCTGTGTGGCAGGCTCTGCAAGAGCAGGCTGCGCAGCTGAAGCGCCGCCGTCTTGCGGACCTGTTCGCGGGGGATCCACAGCGCGCTTCGGACTTCTCTCTCGAATTGCCGCAGTTTCTGCTGGATTTTTCCAAAAACCACATTGACCGGTCAGTTTTTGTAAATTTATTACGCTTGGCAGAGGAGGCCGGGCTGGACCAGTGGCGGGCTGATCTCTTTGCCGGTGAACCCATCAACGTGACCGAGGGGCGCCCGGTTCTGCATCCTGCATTGCGCGGTGGCCTGGCCGAGGATCTGGAGATCGGTGGGGTCTCTGTCACAGGGGGGGTGGAGGCCGAGCTGCAGCGCTTGAAAGAGCTTGTAGTTTTACTACATAATGGCGCCCTGACTGGCTGCAGCGGTAAAAGGATTACCGATGTGGTCAATCTTGGCGTCGGCGGCTCGCACCTGGGGCCTCAGACTGCCATTGAGGCGCTGCGTGCCTACAGGAAGGGTGATGTCGCAGTGCACTTTGTCTCCAATGTGGATGGAGCCCAGCTCACGGATGTGCTGGTCGGCCTGGACGCCGAATCGACCTTGTTTATTGTCTCGTCCAAGACGTTCACGACCAGCGAGACGATGACCAACGCGCGCAGTGCCCTCAAGTGGCTGCAGCGCGCGGCGCCGGATGAGGCTGTAGAAGTGCTTTTGCAGCGGCACTTTGTTGGGGTGACGGCCAGCCCGGAAAAGGCGCAGCAGTTCGGCATCTTGCCGGAGCGCACCTATCGCTTCTGGGATTGGGTTGGTGGCCGCTATTCACTGTGGTCGGTCATCGGGTTGCCCATCGCCATCGCCTGCGGGTTCGAGAACTTCCGGGCGCTACTCGATGGTGCGGCCGATATGGATCACCACTTCCGCGAAGCGCCATTTGCGCAGAATGCGCCGGTAATCATGGCGCTGCTGAGTGTCTGGTACTGCACGTTTATGGGGTACCCCGCCCACGCGGTACTGCCCTATGACCAGGCGCTGCATATGTTGCCCGCCTATCTGCAGCAGGCGGATATGGAGAGCAACGGCAAATCTACCAACCGTGCCGGGGTGGAGGTGGACTACGCAACTGGCCCCCTAATATGGGGGCAGACCGGGATCAACGGGCAGCATGCGTTCTATCAGTACCTGCACCAGAGCCCGGAAGTGGTGCCTGCAGACTTCATCGGCAGTGTGACCGCGGGGCACGACCTCGAAGGCCACCACGAGATCCTGTTGGCCAACATGTTCGCCCAGAGCCAGGCTCTGATGAACGGCGTGGACGCCGAGTCGGTTGGTCGTGAACTGGCAGCCAAGGGGTTGTCGCAAGAAGAAATAAAAAGGCTCACCCCATTCAAAGTGCACAGGGGTGGAAAGCCCAGTAACACAATACTCTTGAAGGAGTTGGACCCCCGATCACTGGGAGGCTTGATTGCACTCTATGAGCACAAAATTTTTGTTCAGGGTGTGATTCTGCAAATTTATTCTTTTGATCAGTGGGGTGTGGAACTTGGTAAAGGTCTGGCCAGCAAGTTGGAGCCAAAATTGGCTGCTGCTGACCTGGCTGATGAAGACGATTCCACAGCCCAGCTGATCGAATACTACCGCCGTAACAAATGCGGCGCGGTTACTCCCACGGAGCTACCTGAAGTCGAGGTGGCTGAGTCTGCTGGAGAACAGGCTTAG
- the edd gene encoding phosphogluconate dehydratase, whose amino-acid sequence MANKTVVNSRIQAVTDRIIRRSEETRASYLAQVEQAQGKGRARHKLSCGNLAHAMAASSDQDKNLIASGHGPNLAIINAYNDMLSAHQPYGTYPEMLKAEALRNGATAQVAGGVPAMCDGVTQGQPGMELSLFSRDVIAMATAISLSHDMFDGGMYLGICDKIVPGLVIGALSFGHLPAVFVPAGPMPTGLANAEKVRVRQLYAEGKVGRKELLEAESASYHSAGTCTFYGTANSNQMLVEIMGLQLPGSSFVNPGTELRDALNKEAVKQLVQITEPSNYTPIAKILSEKSFVNGIVGLHATGGSTNHTMHLIAMARAAGIQITWQDMAELSEIVPLLCHVYPNGTADINHFAAAGGMQYLIRELLGAGLLHNDVSTVLGHSGMEPYTYDPFLNEDKDGLVWRPTSEESGNPDIIRPASDPFSSHGGLQLLQGNLGNSVIKVSALKTPQLKVKAPAVVFESQDALLDAFKAGELEKDFVAVVRFQGPQANGMPELHKLTPSLGVLQDRGYKVALVTDGRMSGASGKVPAAIHLSPEALEGGVVAKIQNGDVIELDAEAGVLKVHVSDEELAARVPAECDLSANAVGMGRDLFTNMRKLASGAETGGSILF is encoded by the coding sequence ATGGCAAACAAAACAGTGGTAAACAGTCGGATACAGGCGGTTACCGACAGGATCATCCGCCGCAGCGAGGAAACCCGGGCCAGCTACCTGGCTCAGGTAGAGCAGGCGCAGGGCAAAGGGCGCGCGCGCCACAAACTGTCCTGCGGTAACCTGGCGCATGCCATGGCAGCGTCCAGCGATCAGGATAAAAACCTGATCGCCTCCGGACATGGGCCAAATCTGGCCATTATCAATGCCTACAACGACATGTTGTCTGCGCATCAGCCCTACGGCACCTACCCTGAGATGTTAAAAGCGGAAGCACTGCGCAATGGTGCAACCGCCCAGGTTGCCGGTGGCGTCCCCGCCATGTGTGATGGGGTTACCCAGGGGCAGCCGGGGATGGAACTATCGCTGTTTTCCCGCGATGTTATCGCCATGGCCACCGCTATTTCCCTCTCGCACGATATGTTTGACGGTGGCATGTACCTGGGTATTTGCGACAAGATTGTGCCCGGGCTGGTGATTGGTGCTCTGTCATTTGGTCACTTGCCGGCTGTGTTTGTGCCGGCTGGCCCAATGCCCACCGGTCTCGCCAATGCGGAGAAAGTGCGCGTTCGCCAGTTGTACGCCGAGGGCAAAGTGGGCCGCAAAGAACTGCTCGAAGCCGAGAGTGCGTCCTACCACAGTGCCGGTACCTGCACCTTTTACGGCACCGCCAACAGCAACCAGATGCTGGTGGAAATCATGGGCCTGCAGCTGCCGGGGAGCTCGTTTGTAAACCCCGGTACCGAACTGCGTGATGCGCTGAACAAAGAGGCAGTCAAGCAGCTGGTGCAGATTACCGAGCCAAGTAACTACACGCCCATCGCGAAAATTCTCAGCGAAAAATCTTTCGTCAACGGCATCGTCGGCCTGCACGCTACCGGCGGTTCCACCAACCACACCATGCACCTGATCGCGATGGCGCGCGCTGCCGGTATCCAGATTACCTGGCAGGACATGGCGGAGCTTTCCGAAATTGTCCCGCTGCTGTGCCACGTTTACCCGAACGGCACCGCGGACATCAATCACTTCGCTGCGGCGGGTGGTATGCAGTACCTGATTCGCGAATTGCTCGGTGCGGGTCTGTTGCACAACGATGTCAGCACTGTGCTCGGTCACTCCGGTATGGAGCCCTACACCTACGATCCTTTCCTGAACGAAGACAAGGATGGTCTGGTGTGGCGCCCGACTTCCGAAGAATCCGGGAACCCGGACATTATTCGCCCCGCCAGCGACCCATTCTCCAGCCACGGTGGCCTGCAACTGCTGCAGGGCAATCTCGGCAACAGCGTGATCAAGGTTTCCGCCCTGAAAACCCCGCAGCTGAAAGTGAAGGCGCCGGCGGTGGTGTTCGAAAGCCAGGACGCTCTGCTCGATGCCTTCAAGGCTGGTGAGCTGGAAAAAGATTTTGTCGCCGTGGTGCGTTTCCAGGGACCACAAGCAAACGGTATGCCGGAGCTGCACAAGCTGACGCCGTCTCTGGGTGTGTTGCAGGACCGAGGTTACAAGGTGGCACTGGTTACCGACGGTCGTATGTCGGGCGCATCCGGTAAAGTCCCGGCGGCCATCCATCTTTCCCCGGAAGCACTGGAAGGTGGTGTGGTAGCAAAAATCCAGAATGGTGATGTTATTGAGCTGGATGCGGAAGCCGGCGTTCTCAAAGTACATGTAAGTGATGAAGAGCTGGCTGCACGCGTGCCAGCGGAATGTGATCTGTCCGCCAATGCCGTAGGCATGGGGCGCGACCTGTTCACCAATATGCGCAAGCTCGCAAGCGGCGCGGAAACCGGTGGAAGCATTCTTTTTTAA
- the eda gene encoding bifunctional 4-hydroxy-2-oxoglutarate aldolase/2-dehydro-3-deoxy-phosphogluconate aldolase, with translation MQQTLVPVLEQAGVVPVIVVDKVSDALPLAQALVEGGLNVLEVTLRTEAALAAVEEIAKHLPDAYVGTGTVLTAEDIRRSVDAGATFMVSPGATEALLDAADNTKVPLLPGASNPSEVMRLLERGYHYQKFFPAEAAGGIPMLKSIGGPLGKVKFCPTGGISPKNASDYLGLSNVVCVGGSWMVAPKLVAEKNWAEITRLAREASLLKG, from the coding sequence ATGCAACAGACTCTGGTACCCGTATTGGAACAAGCTGGTGTTGTGCCGGTGATCGTAGTCGATAAAGTCAGCGATGCGCTGCCGCTCGCTCAGGCGCTGGTCGAAGGCGGCCTGAATGTGCTGGAAGTAACCCTGCGCACAGAAGCGGCACTGGCCGCGGTGGAAGAGATTGCCAAGCACCTGCCGGACGCCTACGTCGGTACCGGTACCGTGTTGACTGCAGAGGATATCCGCCGCTCCGTGGATGCCGGTGCGACCTTCATGGTAAGCCCGGGTGCCACCGAAGCGCTGCTGGACGCGGCAGACAATACAAAGGTACCGCTGTTGCCCGGTGCCTCAAACCCGTCAGAAGTCATGCGCTTGCTGGAACGCGGCTATCACTACCAGAAGTTCTTCCCTGCGGAAGCGGCCGGCGGCATCCCGATGTTGAAATCCATCGGTGGTCCCCTGGGTAAAGTGAAGTTTTGCCCCACCGGCGGTATCAGCCCGAAAAACGCAAGCGATTACCTGGGGCTGTCCAACGTAGTCTGTGTAGGCGGTTCCTGGATGGTCGCCCCGAAACTGGTGGCAGAAAAAAATTGGGCGGAAATTACCCGTCTGGCCAGGGAGGCCTCGCTGTTGAAGGGCTGA
- the gap gene encoding type I glyceraldehyde-3-phosphate dehydrogenase: MKLRIAINGYGRIGRNVTRAIYESGYNDRIQLVAINDLAPVEANAHLTRFDTVHGRFNTEVAVEGENLVIGGDTVKVCQERNPAALPWGELEVDLVLECTGLFTGKEAASQHMQAGAKAVLISAPSGDADLTVVYGVNDDRLTAEHKVVSNASCTTNCLAPVAKVLNEAIGIERGFMTTVHAYTNDQNTQDAVHKDIYRARAAADNMIPTKTGAAAAVGLVLPELKGKLDGMAVRVPVNNVSLVDCQFIASRETTVEEINAIMSDAAGTIKGGVLSFCEQPLVSVDFNHTSASSHFDANHTRVNGNLVKVMAWYDNEWGFSHRMLDTSLAMAKALGL; this comes from the coding sequence ATGAAACTCAGAATTGCTATCAACGGCTATGGCCGCATCGGCCGCAACGTAACGCGTGCGATTTACGAGTCCGGCTATAACGATCGTATCCAACTGGTCGCGATCAACGATCTCGCACCAGTGGAAGCGAACGCTCACCTGACCCGGTTCGATACCGTTCACGGTCGTTTCAATACCGAAGTTGCGGTAGAGGGGGAAAACCTGGTCATTGGTGGCGACACCGTCAAGGTATGCCAGGAGCGCAATCCCGCCGCTCTGCCCTGGGGCGAGCTGGAAGTGGATCTGGTGCTGGAGTGTACCGGCCTGTTCACGGGTAAAGAAGCGGCCTCCCAGCACATGCAGGCTGGTGCGAAAGCGGTACTGATCTCCGCACCCTCCGGTGACGCGGATCTGACCGTGGTTTACGGCGTAAACGATGACAGGCTGACTGCAGAGCACAAGGTGGTTTCCAACGCTTCCTGCACGACCAACTGTCTTGCCCCTGTAGCCAAGGTCCTGAACGAGGCGATTGGCATCGAGCGCGGCTTTATGACTACCGTGCACGCGTACACCAACGACCAGAATACCCAGGATGCAGTGCACAAAGATATCTATCGTGCACGCGCCGCTGCCGACAACATGATCCCAACCAAAACCGGCGCCGCTGCCGCTGTTGGCCTGGTGCTGCCAGAGCTGAAGGGCAAGCTGGACGGCATGGCGGTACGTGTACCGGTAAACAACGTGTCTCTGGTGGACTGTCAGTTTATTGCCAGCCGCGAAACGACCGTCGAAGAAATCAACGCGATCATGAGCGACGCAGCCGGCACCATCAAAGGTGGCGTTCTGTCTTTCTGCGAGCAGCCATTGGTTTCTGTGGACTTTAATCACACTTCGGCGTCCAGCCACTTTGATGCCAACCACACCCGGGTGAACGGCAACCTGGTAAAAGTGATGGCCTGGTACGACAACGAGTGGGGCTTCTCCCACCGTATGCTCGACACCAGTCTCGCCATGGCCAAAGCTCTGGGCCTGTAA